In Solanum pennellii chromosome 7, SPENNV200, the following are encoded in one genomic region:
- the LOC107024973 gene encoding uncharacterized protein LOC107024973, which translates to MTQIIALDPILNATTTPNVRTRHKNVVKYDSSPYIRMSEGESSSNRVPTFFQIKHPFQNHNGFDVPVELIEEFNKWIFKDVSSRRGRKAAYSKIKNTFHPQVDFGVVKIGEKDFFHIMSQPGRPWEDGHINTIMYYLRKKAKYSQTVTSYSTVDCWFMAWVDNIEKQWRQSECDMRCISPDHDVGQCIRGYKLLANVPWDRVDEVIFPVNINDKFHWFLVVFRIKSRCLYVYDSMMGGSVHSRKVKEAVDKLATMIPLFLTSTGFYGKRLDLYANNLPDYQQKSHSEPLSIKNVTHVPQQEESSNDCGLYTSLFAEYMSNGVFDISHIDIDSKYHRQRYATLLWHYGKSKNDEGAISESEVTGTVASKKGGPRTHKEQVMDTTNYPTPKFRIRK; encoded by the exons ATGACACAAATAATTGCACTTGATCCGATTCTTAATGCCACCACGACTCCAAATGTGCGAACAAGACACAAGAATGTGGTTAAATACGATTCTTCTCCTTATATCAGAATGTCGGAAGGAGAAAGCAGTTCAAATAGAGTACCTACAttctttcaaatcaaacatCCATTCCAAAATCACAATGGGTTTGATGTTCCAGTTGAACTGATTGAGGAGTTCAATAAATGGATTTTCAAAGATGTGTCAAGCAGGCGTGGCAG GAAAGCAGCATATTCCAAGAttaaaaacacatttcatcctCAAGTGGACTTTGGCGTTGTCAAAATCGGAGAAAAGGatttttttcacataatgaGTCAACCGGGCAGACCTTGGGAGGACGGG CATATTAATACAATAATGTATTATCTCCGAAAGAAGGCAAAATACTCCCAAACAGTCACTTCTTACAGTACTGTTGATTGTTGGTTTATGGCATGGGTTGATAACATTGAGAAACAGTGGAGACAATCAGAATGTGACATGAGATGCATATCACCGGACCATGATGTTGGACAATGCATTAGAGGATATAAGCTGCTTGCTAACGTTCCGTGGGATAGGGTTGACGAAGTAATCTTCCCAGTCAACATCAATGACAAATTCCATTGGTTTCTTGTTGTATTCCGAATCAAAAGTAGATgtctatatgtatatgattcGATGATGGGAGGATCTGTTCATTCAAGGAAAGTCAAAGAAGCTGTTGATAAGCTTGCAACCATGATTCCTTTATTTCTGACGAGCACAGGGTTTTATGGCAAAAGGCTTGATTTGTATGCGAATAATCTCCCTGATTATCAACAGAAATCTCACTCTGAACCTCTAAGTATCAAGAATGTTACACATGTTCCTCAACAAGAAGAAAGTTCAAA TGATTGTGGTTTATACACATCTCTATTTGCCGAATACATGAGCAATGGTGTTTTTGATATATCACATATTGATATTGATTCAAAATATCATCGTCAAAGATATGCTACATTACTTTGGCATTATGGAAAATCAAAGAATGATGAAGGCGCAATCAGTGAAAGTGAAGTTACAGGAACAGTTGCTAGCAAGAAGGGTGGACCTCGAACTCATAAAGAACAAGTTATGGACACCACCAATTATCCTACTCCAAAATTCCGTATCAGGAAGTAG